The DNA segment TGATATTCTTGTACCTGCTGCAATTGAAAATCAAATTACTGCAGAAAATGCCCGTAACATTCGTGCAAGCATAGTAGTGGAGGCGGCTAACGGTCCAACCACTTTAGAGGCAACCGAAATCCTAACAGAACGTGGAATTCTACTTGTTCCAGATGTCCTTGCTTCTGCGGGCGGTGTAACAGTATCTTATTTTGAATGGGTTCAAAATAACCAAGGTTACTACTGGTCTGAGGAAGAAGTAGAGGAAAAACTTGAAAAAGTAATGGTTAAATCATTTAAAAGTATTTATGATACAGCTCAAACGCGTCGCATAGATATGCGTCTTGCAGCCTATATGGTTGGGGTTAGAAAAATGGCGGAAGCAAGTCGCTTTAGAGGCTGGATTTAAATAGAAACCTTTTGTTCTTGAAACACTTTAAAAAATCTCCTATCATTATACGGTAGGAGATTTTTTATGTGAAATTACAATCTACTTCATATATTTGAAATTTTAAGGAGATGTACCAAGTTGGAAATTGAAGATGTAATTATAATAGGTGGGGGTCCCTGTGGATTAGCTGCAGCAATTTCATTACAACAAATTGGGAAAAAGCCTTTGATTATTGAAAAGGGAAATCTGGTTAATTCTATATATCATTACCCGACACATCAAACCTTTTTTAGTACAAGTGAAAAATTAGAGATTGGTGAAGTGCCTTTCATAACAGATAGCTACAAACCCAAAAGGAATCAAGCGCTAGTTTACTATAGAGAAGTCGCCAAACGAAAACAATTACGTATTCATTCATTCGAGACGGTTACTAAAGTATCCAGCAGCGGAGAAGTATTTCTAGTTGAAACAAATGTGAGGACATATAGTGCTAGGTATGTTGTTGTAGCAACTGGTTACTATGACCATCCGAATTATATGAAAGTACCGGGGGAAGACCTGCCAAAGGTTTTTCACTATTTTAAGGAAGCTCATCCCTACTTTGACCAAGATGTTTGTGTTATCGGAGGAAAAAACTCTAGTGTGGATGCTGCTATAGAACTTGTTAAGGCAGGTGCAAGGGTGACCGTCCTTTATCGAGGGGAGGACTACTCTCCAAGTATTAAACCATGGATTCTCCCAGAATTTGATTCATTAGTTAAAAACGGTACAATTGTTATGGAATTTCAGGCTCATGTAAAGGAAATTACAGGGGACCATCTTGTTTATGAAAAGGATGGTAAACTACACAAGATTCGAAATGATTTTGTTTTTGCTATGACAGGGTACCATCCAGATCATCAGTTTTTGAAAACAATGGGCATTCAAATTGATGAGGAAACAGGAAGGCCGCTTTTTAACCCGGACACAATGGAGACAAACATAGAGGGAATTTATATTGCAGGTGTCATTGCCGCAGGAAATAATGCAAATGAAATCTTTATTGAAAATGGTAGATTTCATGGTGGGCAAATTGCACAATCAATAGTAGAAAAAGAAGGCAAAGGGTGAGTGCAGATGAATAAGGTGGTATTATTAACAACTGGTGGGACAATTGCTAGTAAACCGAATAAGGATTCAGGTAAATTAGCTTCAGGTGCTATAACAGGGGAAGAACTGGCATCTATGTGTAATTTACCGAATGATATTGAAGTGATAGTCGAATCTGTTTTTCAAAAAGCAAGTATTCATATTACATTTGATGATTTAATAGTCCTAAAGAATAAAATCGAAGAATATTTTAAAGATGAAGCTGTTTCAGGAGTGGTCGTAACACACGGTACGGATACAATGGAGGAAACTGCTTATTTTCTTGATTTAACTATTAATGATTCCAGACCTATTGTTGTTACTGGCTCACAACGTTCTCCCGAAGATCAAGGTAGCGATGTATATATAAATATGCGGCATGCTATTTATTCTGCATGTTCTAGTGATTTGACTGACGTGGGAACAGTTGTTGTTTTTAATGAACGAATCTTTGCTGCTAGATATGTGAAAAAGGAACATGCATCAAATATACAAGGGTTTAATGCTTTTGGTTTTGGATATCTCGGAATTATTGATAATGATAAAGTACAGGTTTTTCAAAAACCAATTAAAAGAGAATATTTTAACATCCAATCATCTATTCCGCAGGTTGAAATTATTAAATGCTACATTGGTGCTGATGGGAAATTTGTTAAGGCTGCTCGAGAAGCGGGTGTTGCGGGTATTGTACTTGAAGGAGTTGGACGAGGTCAGGTAGCCCCGTTAATGATGGAAGAAATTGAAAAGTCGATAGCAGCAGGAATAAAATTAGTGGTCACAACTAGTGCGGAAGAAGGAGCAGTTTATACGACCTATGATTACGAAGGAAGTGCCTATGACCTTTATAAAAAAGGGATAATTCTTGGCAGTGACAATGACTCTAAAAAGGCAAGGATTAAATTGGCAGTCGCCATGGCTAGTGGATTGAAGGATATTCATTTTTGAAAAATCAAACTATCATTTTCTTTATAAAGGTTCCATGATACGATAAAGAAAACGGATTTGAAAAGAGGTTCATCATGCTTGGAATATTATCAGCCGGGATTGCCCCCGGACTGGCCTTACTAAGTTATTTTTATTTAAAAGATGAATACGACTCAGAGCCGATTTCCTTTGTTCTTCGGACATTTCTATATGGAGCACTACTTGTGTTTCCAATTATGTTTGTTCAACATGTGCTTGAAACGGAACATTTATTAAAGTCTGATTTGATTAATGCGTTTCTTAGCTCCAGTCTTCTCGAGGAATTTTTCAAATGGTTTATTCTTTTTTATGCTGTTTACCAGCACGTTGAGTTTGATGAACCTTTTGATGGAATTGTATATGGAGTAGCTGTTTCACTTGGATTTGCAACAGTTGAAAATATTTTTTATCTTTTGGCTAACGGAATTGAACATGCAGTCACTCGTGCACTTTTACCAGTTTCAAGTCATGCCCTTTTTGGGGTTATTATGGGATTTTATATTGGAAAAGCCAAGTTTACTGAGGGGATGAAAGTAAAATGGGTGATTCTCTCGTTACTATTGCCATTTCTTCTCCACGGATCATATGATTTTATATTAATTTCACAAGAACATTGGTTGTTTATTATTTTTCCGTTCATGATTTTCCTATGGTGGTTTGGCTTAAGGAAAGTAAAAAAAGCAAAGGTATTGAGTGCGACTCATATGAAAAAACAGTATTCAGTTCAGAAAACCCTTCACTCTTGAGGGGTTTTTTTAATTATTTGTTTAAAATGGAATAAAAACACCGAGATAACAAAAAATAGGGTTACTGTTAAAAAGATTCATTATGGGGGTTATTATTCCATGTTAAAGAAAAAAATCCTAATCAAATGCTTCTTAGTTATCTTTTTCTTTACTATGCCATTTTCTTTTATGGTAAATCATGAGGCCCATGCTTTTTCCGGCCAAGTCATTCAAAAAGGAGCAGTAGGAGATGATGTCATTGAGTTGCAGTCCAGGCTTCAGTATATTGGCTACTATAATGGGAAAATCGATGGAGTATTTGGATGGAGTACATATTGGGCTTTAAGAAACTTTCAATATGAATTTGGATTACCAATTGATGGATTGGCAGGGACAGGAACAAAGGCTAAACTTGCCAAAGCTAGTAAATATAATGAACAGTTTGTGAAGAAACAAATCAACACAGGTAAAAAGTTTACCCATTATGGCGGGGTTAATCAAAGTAAGCAAACAGCACCTAGTCCAAAAGCGCCAGCCAAAAAGGCGCCTGCAAATAATGGAACAACCAAGTCTCCTGCACCTAAGGCAACAGCACCAAAAGCAGCGGCTTCTAAAAAACCAACCGCAGCAAACACGCCAAATGGGTTTTCACAAAATGATATCCGTTTAATAGCCAATGCTGTTCATGGGGAATCACGTGGAGAACCATATATTGGTCAAGTGGCAGTAGCGGCTGTTATCCTAAACAGGGTTAATAGTTCAACATTTCCTAACACTGTTTCTGGAGTGATATTTGAGCCAGGAGCATTCACTGCGGTGGCTGATGGGCAAATTTGGTTAACCCCAAATGAGAGTTCAAAGAAAGCGGTTATGGATGCGATAAATGGCTGGGATCCAACAGGTGAAGCATTGTATTATTTTAACCCAGACACGGCCACTAGTGGTTGGATTTGGGGTAGACCTCAAATTAAACGAATCGGGAAACATATTTTTTGTAAGTAGAGAGGTGAATAGAATTGATTAGAGGAATATTAATAGGAATACTCGTCGTAGGCGTTGCAGGAACAGCATATTGGGGGTATCAAGAGCACCAGGAGAAAAATGCTATTCTTTTAAATGCGGAAAATAGCTATCAACGAGCATTCCATGACCTTACCTATCAAGTTGATTTATTGCATGATAAAATCGGAACGACTTTGGCAATGAACTCTAGAAAATCACTTTCCCCATCATTAGCCGATGTATGGCGGATTACTTCACAAGCACATAGTGATGTTGGGCAACTTCCATTAACCTTACTCCCGTTTAATAAAACAGAGGAGTTCTTGGCGAAAATTGGTGACTTTAGTTATCGGACAGCTGTCAGAGATTTAGATAAAGAACCGTTATCAAAAAGTGAATATGCATCCTTACAAAAATTATATAAGCAATCAGGTGATATTCAGAATGAGCTAAGAAATGTTCAGCATATGGTTTTAAAAAACAATCTTCGTTGGATGGATGTTGAGTTGGCACTTGCTTCTGGTAAAGAACAGACCGATAATACGATTATTGATGGCTTTAAAGCAGTTGAAAAAACTGTTTCAGGCTATGATGAATCTGACCTAGGTCCTTCTTTTGCTAATATGCAATTAAAGGATGAAAACTTTAAGAAGATTAAAGGAAAAACTATTTCACGTGACGAGGCAGTTAAAATTGCGAAAAAATATATGAATTTCGATGGAAATGCAAAGGTCAAAGTAACGGAAAACGGTAAGGGTTCAAATTACGGTTTTTACAGTGTTTCTATTAAAAATAAACAAACAGGCCAAGAAGCGAGTATGGATATAACGAAAAAGGCTGGACACCCAATTTGGTTTATTAATAATCGAGATATAAAAAAACAGATCATAAGTCTAAATGAGGCTGATAACAAAGCTGCAGCCTTTTTAAAGGAAACAGGTTTTAAAGATTTGGAAGTGTTTGAAAGTACTCAATATGATAATATCGGCGTATTTAACTTTGTTACGAATGTTAATGGAGTGAGGATTTATCCTGAGGCAGTAAAGGTAAAAGTTGCTTTAGATAATGGTGATATTATTGGCGTATCCGCAGATGAATATTTAAAGTCCTTCCAAACTAGGGAAATAGGGAAACCATCAATTACTGTAGAGCAGGCGCGGAGTAAGGTCAATCCTAACTTTAAGGTCATGGAGGACAGGCAAGCAATCATTGTTAATGACCTGAATAAAGAAGTGTTGTGCTACGAGTTCCTGGGGACAATCGGAAACGATACGTATCGGATATTTATCAATGCAGTAAGTGGGATGGAAGAAGAAGTCGAAAAGCTTAATAACGCAGAGGCTATTTACGAAGACGTACTATGAGGAAAAGCTTTGCTTTTCCTCCTTTTCAATTTAGGAATAAAATGAAACAATCACTCCCATACTATCACTATATGGATTCTGGAGTGGTAGGTATGAAAAAAGTTGAGCAAATATTAATGAAAGTGGTTATCATTCAGTTTATTTTTCTGTTTTTATCACAACTAATCTTTCATCAAATGGATGTATTTCCTCAAATTAAGCAATTAACTAAATATGAAGGTGTAAATGAAAATACATTCACAGAGATCCTCCAAACCTTCCAAGGAAAGTAAGAAAGCAGGCCACCCTGCTTTTTTTATTTGGTTGTGTTAAAGAACATTTTTGATTTTTTTACCCTGTTGATTGGAGCGGAAGGCACGAAGATCCTCGAAAATGCTATCGCATTTCCTTCGTGCGGTGTAGATTCAATGAAGCTAATTCAATGTCCTGTGGGAGTATGGTTCAGGGGAGACCCCGCAGGGGCATGCGCCGAGGAGGCTCGCCGAAACACCCACGGAAAGCGAAGTGCCTGGAGCGGAAATCAACAGACAAGTTTAACAAAGCCTTTTATTTATATAAGATTCTATATTAAATAATTCATTTTTAAAATGTTAAAAAAAAGAGGCATTTCTTCATCTTGTGGTAAAATAAATAGAAGAGAAATAAGACGATCATGATGGCCATATAGGAGGATTTATGGAAAAGAAACTATCTATTGCAATTGACGGCCCTGCTGCAGCCGGAAAAAGTACCGTAGCAAAAATTGTAGCCGAAAAACTATCTTACATTTATATTGATACTGGGGCAATGTACCGCTCATTAACATATAAAGCTATTGTGAACCATGTTAATTTAGAAGATGAGGCTTCTTTATTGGACACGCTTTTATCAACTACAATTGATTTACAGCCCTCAGAAAAAGGGCAAATAGTGTATTTAGACAATAAGGATGTAACAGACGAAATTCGGTCTGCAGAAGTAACTAACTCTGTATCTTATGTTGCAAAGCATGAGCAAGTTCGCAAAGAAATGGTTAGAAGGCAGCAAGCATTTGCTGTCGGTGGTGGAGTAGTAATGGATGGACGGGATATTGGTACTCACGTACTACCCAATGCTGAAGTGAAAGTATTCCTCCTTGCAAGTGTAGAGGAAAGAGCAGTCCGTCGTCATAATGAAAACATGCAAAAGGGATACCCATCAGACTTAGAACAATTGAAGGTAGAAATTGCACGAAGAGATAAGATTGATTCAGAGAGAGAAGTAGCACCTTTGAAAAAAGCGGATGATGCAATTGAAATGGATACAACTTCTTTGACCATTCCAGATGTGGTTGAAAAAATAATGGCTCTGGTGCTCGAAAGGATTGGATAAGTGTGACGTTTTATGATTTTGCAAAGTCGGTAGTTTCTGGGGTTTTTAAACCTTGGTACAGAATTGAAGCTATTGGGGTAGAGAACTTTCCTAAAGAAGGCGGAGTTCTACTTTGCTCTAACCATATTCATAATTTTGACCCTATAGTCGTAGGCATTATGGCACCACGTCCTGTTCACTATATGGCGAAAGAAGAGATTTTTCGTGTTCCTGTATTAGGGGACGTTGTAAGAAAATGTAATGCCTTCCCTGTAAAAAGAGGTTTTGGGGATCGTGAGGCATTAAGGTCAGGGTTAAAGGTCTTAAAGGAAGGGAATGTCTTCGGTCTTTTTCCTGAGGGAACAAGAAGTAAGACAGGAGAATTAGGAAAAGGACTTTCAGGAGCAGGTTTTTTCGCTTTAAGGTCTGAAGCTTTTGTGTTACCATGTGCAGTAATTGGCCCATATAAAAGTTTCAGTAAACTGAAGGTGGTATATGGGAAACCAATTGATATGAGTGAAATGAGAGCGGCAAAAGCTTCAGCAGATGAAGTCACTGAATTAATTATGTCAGAAATTCAAAAACTAAAAAATGCGCATCAATAGCTTCTGCTTGACAAAATAGTCTATTTGTAAGAAGTTATTAAAAAGGGATTTTTTTTGAAAATTCTTTTCTTTTGACTGTGTTAAAGAATAGTGTTGATTTTTACACCCTGTTAATTGGAGCGGAAGGCACGAAGACTCCTGTGGGAGTATGGTTCAGGGGAGACCCCGCAGGCGAAAGCGCCGAGGAGGCTCGCCGAAACACCCACGAACCGCTCGTGCCTGGAGCGGAAATCAACAGGCAAATTGAACAGAGCTTTTCTTTTAAGTATGTTTTATATGTGGTGTTTACTGCGTGGTATTCACCAGATCATATATAGACTTTTTCAGTAAAAGGATTAAGGAGGAATACATAATGACTGAAGAACTAAATCAAGTAGAAGTGAAGAGCTTTGAAGTGGGTGACAAAGT comes from the Neobacillus sp. PS2-9 genome and includes:
- a CDS encoding asparaginase, producing MNKVVLLTTGGTIASKPNKDSGKLASGAITGEELASMCNLPNDIEVIVESVFQKASIHITFDDLIVLKNKIEEYFKDEAVSGVVVTHGTDTMEETAYFLDLTINDSRPIVVTGSQRSPEDQGSDVYINMRHAIYSACSSDLTDVGTVVVFNERIFAARYVKKEHASNIQGFNAFGFGYLGIIDNDKVQVFQKPIKREYFNIQSSIPQVEIIKCYIGADGKFVKAAREAGVAGIVLEGVGRGQVAPLMMEEIEKSIAAGIKLVVTTSAEEGAVYTTYDYEGSAYDLYKKGIILGSDNDSKKARIKLAVAMASGLKDIHF
- a CDS encoding lysophospholipid acyltransferase family protein, whose amino-acid sequence is MTFYDFAKSVVSGVFKPWYRIEAIGVENFPKEGGVLLCSNHIHNFDPIVVGIMAPRPVHYMAKEEIFRVPVLGDVVRKCNAFPVKRGFGDREALRSGLKVLKEGNVFGLFPEGTRSKTGELGKGLSGAGFFALRSEAFVLPCAVIGPYKSFSKLKVVYGKPIDMSEMRAAKASADEVTELIMSEIQKLKNAHQ
- a CDS encoding YpdA family putative bacillithiol disulfide reductase, which produces MEIEDVIIIGGGPCGLAAAISLQQIGKKPLIIEKGNLVNSIYHYPTHQTFFSTSEKLEIGEVPFITDSYKPKRNQALVYYREVAKRKQLRIHSFETVTKVSSSGEVFLVETNVRTYSARYVVVATGYYDHPNYMKVPGEDLPKVFHYFKEAHPYFDQDVCVIGGKNSSVDAAIELVKAGARVTVLYRGEDYSPSIKPWILPEFDSLVKNGTIVMEFQAHVKEITGDHLVYEKDGKLHKIRNDFVFAMTGYHPDHQFLKTMGIQIDEETGRPLFNPDTMETNIEGIYIAGVIAAGNNANEIFIENGRFHGGQIAQSIVEKEGKG
- the cmk gene encoding (d)CMP kinase; protein product: MEKKLSIAIDGPAAAGKSTVAKIVAEKLSYIYIDTGAMYRSLTYKAIVNHVNLEDEASLLDTLLSTTIDLQPSEKGQIVYLDNKDVTDEIRSAEVTNSVSYVAKHEQVRKEMVRRQQAFAVGGGVVMDGRDIGTHVLPNAEVKVFLLASVEERAVRRHNENMQKGYPSDLEQLKVEIARRDKIDSEREVAPLKKADDAIEMDTTSLTIPDVVEKIMALVLERIG
- the sleB gene encoding spore cortex-lytic enzyme, with amino-acid sequence MLKKKILIKCFLVIFFFTMPFSFMVNHEAHAFSGQVIQKGAVGDDVIELQSRLQYIGYYNGKIDGVFGWSTYWALRNFQYEFGLPIDGLAGTGTKAKLAKASKYNEQFVKKQINTGKKFTHYGGVNQSKQTAPSPKAPAKKAPANNGTTKSPAPKATAPKAAASKKPTAANTPNGFSQNDIRLIANAVHGESRGEPYIGQVAVAAVILNRVNSSTFPNTVSGVIFEPGAFTAVADGQIWLTPNESSKKAVMDAINGWDPTGEALYYFNPDTATSGWIWGRPQIKRIGKHIFCK
- a CDS encoding YpfB family protein; translated protein: MKKVEQILMKVVIIQFIFLFLSQLIFHQMDVFPQIKQLTKYEGVNENTFTEILQTFQGK
- the prsW gene encoding glutamic-type intramembrane protease PrsW, which gives rise to MLGILSAGIAPGLALLSYFYLKDEYDSEPISFVLRTFLYGALLVFPIMFVQHVLETEHLLKSDLINAFLSSSLLEEFFKWFILFYAVYQHVEFDEPFDGIVYGVAVSLGFATVENIFYLLANGIEHAVTRALLPVSSHALFGVIMGFYIGKAKFTEGMKVKWVILSLLLPFLLHGSYDFILISQEHWLFIIFPFMIFLWWFGLRKVKKAKVLSATHMKKQYSVQKTLHS
- the ypeB gene encoding germination protein YpeB is translated as MIRGILIGILVVGVAGTAYWGYQEHQEKNAILLNAENSYQRAFHDLTYQVDLLHDKIGTTLAMNSRKSLSPSLADVWRITSQAHSDVGQLPLTLLPFNKTEEFLAKIGDFSYRTAVRDLDKEPLSKSEYASLQKLYKQSGDIQNELRNVQHMVLKNNLRWMDVELALASGKEQTDNTIIDGFKAVEKTVSGYDESDLGPSFANMQLKDENFKKIKGKTISRDEAVKIAKKYMNFDGNAKVKVTENGKGSNYGFYSVSIKNKQTGQEASMDITKKAGHPIWFINNRDIKKQIISLNEADNKAAAFLKETGFKDLEVFESTQYDNIGVFNFVTNVNGVRIYPEAVKVKVALDNGDIIGVSADEYLKSFQTREIGKPSITVEQARSKVNPNFKVMEDRQAIIVNDLNKEVLCYEFLGTIGNDTYRIFINAVSGMEEEVEKLNNAEAIYEDVL